The nucleotide window tcgaattaataaataaataagaaaatcctTATTATTAATCAGCTTGAAAGCCCCAAAACTCCACCACCTAAAACCCTAATTCCAAGCGCCGTTCTcctgtctctctctctgctaCATGCACCCTGCACTTACAGGGAGCGCGAGAACAGGAGCATCATGGCCGGTGGAAAGATAAAGAAGGAGAAATCAAAGTCCGGCACGGGAGCTCACGCTCCGTACCAGGGAGGAATATCGTTCCACAAGTCGAAAGGGCAGCACATCCTGAAGAACCCGTTGCTGGTGGACACGATAGTCCAGAAAGCAGGAATCAAGAGCACCGATGTCATCCTTGAGATCGGTCCCGGTACCGGTAACCTGACCAAGAAGCTTCTCGAGGCCGGGAAGATGGTTATTGCTGTTGAAGTCGACCCTCGCATGGTTCTCGAGTTGCAGCGTCGCTTTCAGGGCACCCCTTTATCCAATCGCCTCAAGGTATTTTATTGCATTGATTTCTATTTGGTTtcaaacagaaagaaaatatgCAAAGAAAGCCAATAATTTCCCCAGTCAATTGTATATGATAGTTCAAGAATAGAGTGATCGGGGAGAAACATCATTATCAGCATGCTATGGGGTTTCATTTATTTCATTCTTCAGGGTTCTTCTTTCGGCTAATTCGAATTAGGTTATTTTTAGATTTCCTgaaaaaaattttccatttttttgggCAGTTAAAACCCTGTTCTTTGAACTGGTTTTTCTTCTATGGACGTTTGTCAGGTTTGGTCGCTGAGAAACTAGagtaaaataatagaaaaaacaattaagaaagtgagaattttctatttttgtgaaCCAAGTCTAGTCCAGGTACATGTATGTTTGGCTCGGTCAGGTTTGCAAAACtacttttttaattgtttacttGGCATGAAGCAAAATAGCGTTATCGTTTGTACGTGATGTTCATCATATAGGCACCCTTTTCACATGCTATGTTATCACACTGGTTCAAATTGTTGGTACCAAGAATTCAAGTTAACTGGAGGCAGCTTGTTGTTGACAGGTTATACAAGGAGATGTTCTCAAGACTGAACTTCCCTATTTTGATATCTGCGTGGCCAACATACCTTATCAGATCTCCTCTCCTCTGACTTTCAAGTTATTGAGTCACCAGCCAGCATTCAGATGTgcgattataatgtttcagcgGGAATTCGCTATGAGACTGGTTGCTCAGCCTGGTGACAAACTCTACAGTCGTCTTACTGTGAATACCCAGCTCCTGGCTCGAATCTTCCACCTCCTCAAAGTCGGAAAAAACAATTTTCGGCCTCCCCCTAAGGTTGATTCCTCAGTAGTTAGAATCGAGCCTAGAAAACCACGCATTGAGGTGAAGCAAAAGGAGTGGGATGGATTTCTGCGAATTTGTTTTAACAGGAAGAACAAAACCCTCGGTTCAATTTTTAGGCAGAAGACTGTCCTCTCTTTGCTGGAGAAGAACTACAAAACCTTGCAGGCGCTACAACTTTCACAAGGTTTGGTGGAGAATAAGGATCCTGACATGGATTTCTCAGGGCTAGGGGATTCTAATGAGAACGGAGCCATGGAGATTGATAATGATGAAGTGGATGAAGAATTGGATGTGGAAGGTGGTGATGCAGAAGGGGAGGCATCTGAATTCAAAGATAAGGTTTTGGGTGTGTTAAAGGAGGgagattttgaagataaaaggTCATCGAAGCTCACACTACAGGAATTCTTGTACCTGCTCTCTTTGTTCAACAAGGCTGGGatacatttttcttaattctagGAGTGTCATGTTTGTCTCAGTGGTTATTTCTTGTTCACCTctcctatatatatacccaATTTTGTTTGCCCTGTTTTTTATCTGCTCAAGAATTCTTTTTGTGCTCTCATGCATTTTAGCTTAAAAAGTTTTGGGTTAATGTAGTTAGAGAATGATATTGAGAATTAACTTTTTTTAGATGTACTTGGATTGTTCTGATCAAATTCAaccaatttattttttgctcTGCAGTAGTTTAGTTTGCCCGTGCCAATAAGATCAGTACTTTGAATGCACAAGTCCCAACTCGGGCGGTAAGGACTTTGGTTTTGGAGTATGCTCTCTCTAGGTCTAAGATTTACACCCTTTGGTGCAAACAATTGTTAGGACTACATTTCgaaaagtcaatttttttttttttttatcaaaaattctGTGTAGTCACTTTTACATTCTCTTTGCGCACTCCACTGATGTGATTGgctgcatcatttttttttaatataaaataactacttTGGCCAATCACATCAGTGGAGTGCGTAAAGAGTACGCAAAAGTGACTGAATGTAGcatcataacttttttttttttattcgtgtGGTGTATATTCTTTACATGtgttaagaatttaattgaataaaagtgATGTTGCGGTTGCACCTAAATAGATCTTTGTCATGAAACTACATTATGTAAACACATTGCCAATCATTAGGTaatctattttcttttgaatgaaACAGATTTGTTTTGTTGATAATTAAGAAATGCATGCATTGTCTTTCATTACAAATTCCATAACAGTAGCAGGAGCTTCTTCTAACCAGATCTGTTCCTATTCATGTTGTAGTCCAAGCTTGGCAATCAGGTGGCTCATGCCTTCTCTATAGGTAAATGATCATTTCAATGATAATTTCCACTGGGGCCTACCTTGTAGAATTTCTCTGACATCATCAATGACTTGCCCATACCAGGACCAACTTTCCTCTGCTTTGATGATGGCACATATAATAGTTTGTGCATCCCCTTCAAGCTGAACAACCTGAAAGCCCAGCTCTGCAcataattctttttttgttaagtaataacattctGCTAGGACAGGTTGAGAACTAAACCTTTTTGAGGCACACAGAGTTGCTAGTATATTACCATCACAATATCTAAGTATGGTCCCAATTCCCATCTTCTGGTTTTTGGAATCTATGCCTGCATCCCAATTAGCCTTAACAGTATTCTCATCAGGTTTTCTCCCGCAGGTGAAACTTCTAGCTTCTACCCTTGTATCTTGCTGTTGAGAATGAATAGCTTGTTGGTATTCTTCTAGTTCTACCTTTGCTGATTGAGTCACTACACTTGGGCTTGAAAACTGGCCTTTGAAAATATAACCATTCCTCAGCCATATTCTCCTGCGATAGCAATACCTTCGACCTCTTGCAAAGTTGTAGACAATTGTTCCCATAACTGCATGGGCCATTTGTGGATAGGATTAGATATATCTGCCCACACATCACTAGCTGCTGGACAGCTCTACAGAACATGTGTAACCGTTTCCTACTCTAGTTGACATATTGGACATCATTACCAATAACCTTCCTATGGAAAAGATTCATCCTTGTATGTAAGATATTGTTTCATGACTTCCACATAAAGTTTTTCACCTTCCCAGGCACTTCCATCTTCCAAATCCTTTTCCACCTATCATCTACAGCATTCCCCTTAGATGTTTCACCCTGTGCTGCCTTCTTACTTGATAAAGCCACATAGTATGCACTTCTGACACTGAATTGACCACTGTTAGTATGGCCCCATATAAGTTTTTCATCACTGCCCCTCTTACTGATTGGAATATTGGAAATTAGTTCAGCTCCCTCTTCACTGAATATTTCCTCAATAACATACTCATTCCAGCATTTTAATTCCTCATTATCAGTTAACTAACATAAGAATCACTGCCTACCCTCTTAACTTGTGACTGAACATAGAAAGAGGAGGGTTTAGGAAGCCACTAGTAATTTTAATACTCCTTCCATTGCCAACTCTCCACCTTGATCCTTGTCTCGCTAAATTGATTGCTGTTCACAAACTTCTCCAAATTAGAGATGGACCCCAACCCAATTTTGCCTCCATTAACTCTCcattcttgaaatatttttctctgAATATAGTAGCAACTAGAGATTGTGGAAAAGGTAAGATCCTCCAGCATTGCTAAGTCAACGTTGCTTGATTGAAACACTCAATATCTCTAAACCCATGCCGCCTCTAGCTTTTGAATCCCCAATCCTACTCCAGCTTCTccattgaattttcttttcttgttgttAATGGCCCTGCACTGTTTTGATAAGGATTTCTCTCCCAGCTTGAAATGGGAAAATGTTTTTCCAATTGTTGATTTTGTTCCAAATCTTTTCCTTAATGCATCTGAAAGTGTTGTACTTAGGTCTCCCCACCAGAGAAGGCAAACCCAGTACTTCTCATTCATAACTTCCTCAAATCAGCCCTCCAGCAGCTCGAATTATCATGTTCTTATCACTATCACTAGTGTTGGAGCTAAACAGAATATAagatttctatttatttaagaCATGACCAGATGCTCTTTCATAAGTAGTTAGAATCTGCTGGAGCTTTGTCCAATTTGTCATCTTTGCTTTGCTGAAAAGcacacaatcatctgcaaacaaaagaGGATTAATCTTTGTCCCACCTTTAGTCACTAAAACGTCTCTTATGTCTCCtcttattttagaaaaattgatcATCGAACTTAAGCCTTTAGCACACATGATAAACATgtaaagaaatagagaaaatctATTCGTAACTGCTTGGGGGAACTATGGGAAAACCGCGGCCCACATGGCAGAATtgaaaacaacgtcgttttcttttttttccaaaacgaATTCGTTTTTCCCTCATTTTAGACTTCCATTTTTTAATCTTCCCAAAGGAACGATTCCCCCATTTCTTCCGATCATTCCAAAGCTCTTTCGTTCTCGAAAACTCACAAAGCGGACAATACCTCATACCCAAAAATTAGAGAAGAAATTAGCAaacggaagaaaaaaagaagaataaaaatctaGAAAAGTTCGTGGCGTTTTCGACATCAAGTGGTTCCTCGTCGAAGCACAAGTGATTTACTacccattcattttttttttcttttcttctttctatctTCGGTCTTCTGAAATGGGTTATGAGCGATTTGTATTATAGTTCCCTCGCGATTTGCTCAGCCCGAGCAAGCCGACCCAAGCCCagaccactctctctctctctctctctctctctctctctctctctctctctctctcctttgctCTCTCTCCTATGTTAGGGTCTAATATTGAGAGGAGGAGAGCCGATAATGTTTGGGTCTGAGATTCCCTGAAGGATcagtgcaaaaataaaaattgaaagacaACCATTGCGAGCAGAAGATTGAGAGGAGGGGTgcgaaaatgaaagaaaaatgaggaCATAAGACTTTCAGcatttggaagaaaaagaaaaaagagaaaataataccAACGTTGGATGGGTGGTAAAGCTGCTGTTATGGATAATAAGGGTATCATTACCCTGTTGTGGCCAATACTTTATCTTCCTGATCCGAGAACtccttctttccctttcttctgttttgttttttatttttttaatatatttactgACGTGGTAAGTGCAATTCCACTACGGTTGCAACTGCTGGTTGTCTATAGAAAAACTCAAAGAAATAGGGGATCTCCTTCTCTTAGACCTCTTGATGGGACAATTTTCTCTCTTGTACTCCCATTAACAACGACTGAGTAAGTAATTGAGGTAACACATCTCATCATCAACCCTATCCATCTCTCATTAAAACCAAGCTTTCTCATCACAACTTCTAAATAAGGCCACTCAACTTGATCATATGTTTTGGACACGCCTAACTTCATTGCCATACTCCCTACTCTTCCACAATCTGGTTCTCATAGAGTGCAACACCTCATAAGTTATCATAATATTATCAGTAATAAATCTGTTTGGTATATAGATTTGACCATATAAAATCTGATAGacttatcattgaccatatagaatatttttttattgagtttgttacataatccacattaataagtcacttagttcaatttaatattttaaataaatatttttttattaattgatttaaaaaaagaaaaaaaaagaaaaaagaaaaaagtaattagGCCGAACCGAATGGACTAACCGGACTGATAGCTACCGGTTCGATCCGGTCCAAAAAAGTGATGGACCAAAAATGTTCAGTCTATCGCTGGACCAGACTGACCGATTTGCATCCTTATTCAAGATAATAGGCTTTTGATTAGATCATCTAGCTACCATCCCTTCTAGCCAAAATTCATTGAATAATTTAGACCATAAGGGATTTCCTATAGTCCAGTCAAGCCTTTCCTTAGTAAAAGTGCCATCTACATTTTTGTTGCTCAAAGTGTACATGTCCCCCTCTAACCAAGGTCAAACAACTCACAATCTTCTAGCACCTTCCTAAATCGTCCCATCTGAGTCTCGATCTAAGGCCTACCCCCTATCTTCTCATTGTGGTACAGATTCTCATTAAAGTTTCCAATGACACACCAAGCAATCAGAGTGGAAGGCTTAAGAGCAAGAAGTGAATCGCATGCCTCCTGTCTCTTACTTATTTCAGGTTGGCCATAAAACCCAGGTAGTAGCTATCTAGAGCTTGTAACCAATGATCCATACATTGATATGCTTGTGTATAATTTGCAATTTCGACATTTGACTCCAATTTTCAAAATAGAGCTAACCCACCCTTCCTACCCATAGAATCCACCACAAAACATCCCTCAAAGCCTAACCTTCTCTTTAACCCCTCATGTGTGTTCATACTAAGTTTTgtttccatcaagaaaacaaTATTGAGATTCCTTTCCTCTACCAAAAGGCATAGATCTTAAACTGTCCGTGAGTTCGCAAGCTCTCGACAATTCTAGCTTAATAAAATGATGGCGATTGGCGGGTCTGACTAGCAACTACTGTCAAAATATGTTCAGCACCTTCATTTCCTGAACCACACttgaatcttttctttttcaaaccaGTTGGTTCAGAATTTGTTGCTCTTGCTTGTCTCTTCCATTTGCCATTGTTATGTTTTTGCTTCACCTCTTCTCAAATCTGAATTTCCTTTTCTATAGTCATCGATCGACTGTTATAGTTATCACACAGTAGCTTAGCCGAATGGGTTTCAACCCAAAATCTTTCACATACCTACTATCTTGCCCAATTCTATCTTGGTCCCTCATAAAGCCCATTTATGCCCTTACCTtgccattttcatttttgaaaacccAATCCTCCTCTTTGATTTTCTCCCGTGATCTTGCATTCTTTCCATCAAGAGTAAAGCTACTCTCACCGCTCTCGGTcctgttatatatttttttaattttttaaatttttttttacttagtgattaagtaagtattttttaatgatattatatttttttttatttttttaaaaagtattttacagtattaaaaaaatacatgtataaaaaaataaaataaaaaaacacaacattttACACTATCGGAGGTCCCAGCGGGACTGGGAGCGGTGGTTGTAGAGCCACTCTTCCTTCAAACTCCTcccattaattttcaaaataagccGTTTGCCCCATTTTCTTCGTATGACCTGTTTACTCCATTTCAAATTCCCGATTCCCACGAATCTCATCATCTTCCAAGTTCTTCCATGATAGCGAATTATTCCCAGGATGTTCCGCCGTCGTCAGTCCAACTCTGTTGTCAGAGGAAGTTTTTCCCTCTGGCCTGATCCGATCACCAGCAGCCTTTTGAAACCTTGTCTGTTTGTTTCCCCGCTCTATATGTCTTGTTGTTGATTTAGTTCTCACTTGTGGATCAGCTCGTAACCACGAACCAAATTGGCTCGCATCCTCACCAGTGTATAAGTTCTGATTATTGGTAACATAACACCCTTGGACACCATGCTTAATCCTACCACATTTGAAGCACATTCGGGGAAGCTTTTCATACTTTACTGGCACCTataatctttttccttttacatGAATTGATCTACCGCTGGCTAGGACTTTACTCAGGTTTAAATCTATTTTGACTCTAAGAAAAGCCCCCCATCCAACACCATCATCCTGGACGTCAATGTCTAAGACCTCCCATATCCTCTCGCCAATTTGGATTCTAGAGTCTCTATTCATGCATATGCCAAAGACAGATTATATAATTGGAACCAAAAGGTTTCAGTCTCAAAATTCATCATCTTTGGTTGAGAAAAACCATTGAATGGTTTAAGATTTAGAAGCAAGTTATCGAATAACCATGGACGTCCACTCATCACCTTCTACTTATTCGCCTCGGTGTCAAATATAATAATGAAGAAATTCTGCCCAAGGTTAGTGAATATAGCCGGCTTACTCACTTTTCACACTCTCCCCATGGTGAAACTAATAACTTCCTTGCTTATAATTCTATaagcaatgctacatacagtctctatttggggactgcaatgcaagtataggtaattttatttttaattttatttttttaaattacaaaaatatcacttttaaaataatgatttttcttatttaataaagggcctgcacatacagtcctcaagtggggactgcaaataaaatttttctaatgttCTATCCGAGCACAACATTCCCATCAGACTTCTCTCACCCTTCCATTTCACTTCGTCAAATATTTTACCATCCAGATTGATCAACTTGTGTTCCTTTTCCGTTATCTGGAGTTGATCCCACTTTTTCTCTAAACCCACATCCTTTCTTCTAAAGACAACCACTGTACACGGTGGCCACTACCTCACTTATTCTGTCGGAATAAGTTGGGACTAAAAAACTCCACCTCTAAACTcttgagagagaacaaagagGAGAATAAGGTGTTACTTGTACTTCGAAAGGAGAGGTCTTGGTATCAATAGGTAATCTTTGACTATAAATAAGTTGGTACTCATCTTATTAATGGcaacattattaatatttccGGCATGTTTCGAGACaaactatataataattagtcaacATGATATTTTTCAATGGTTTTTTGAATAACCCACGATTGGTATGGTACGTACCGCACATTAAAGTCCCATTTGGATACTTTGCCTAAACGAAGTCTATCTAGAGTCCACATTATTTTGCATtgacattaattttctaaataatttgaaatgcaAATTTTGATAGTTTTGCAGTTTAATTCGAAGAAAATGAGTGTTTCTATGCTTGATTGGGGACCATGACGACATCCCAAATCAGGGTTAATCATTAatctaaatagataaatagatatgacatgttatttttattcaatcattaatctaaaatatcactAGTAATAGGATTAGAATACTGCGTGTCGTGTCGATATGATtgaaaatttgttatatatttgtAGAATTCATGGGCTGTTTGTTATATAACTTGTATCCAGGAAATAATCTGCTAGAAACCCGATGATGAGTGGGATAAATATCGCCTTAAAAAAAGCAACTGAATGCATGCACTTCCAAGCCGAACTCAAAGTTCTAATATTTCTTCCATCACACAAATGTTTCCTTCCCAACCTAAGCAAAGGTACAAGCATTTACCAGTTTCTGTTCAAAATTTGTTGACTTGAtcaactacaagaaaaacaaacatttttgacggattatttacgacgaaaacAGACTAATTTTAAcaggaaatagtcattttcgcaAGAAGTATCTGgtcataaataaacagttttcttgtagtgcgatCTAAAATATGTTGGCAAGCACAATATTGCATCTTGCTGTCTACCATTTCATGCTTTGAttccatttttttgtttatcgATATGGGATCTGTTCATTGTATTGGTAATTAGTTAAACAGCATTAATAGaagtttttgttatgtttttggAGACTTTTTAGTTGTGGTTGTCTCTGTTCTGGGGGACCTGTTTTAAGATCCTTGGCAAATTGATGATGAACTTCTGCATCTAATTACACAAGTTATTTCTATGATACCAAGATTTCAACTTTGATGCTTTTTAACTTGATGTGATGAAATGAAGGTCAACAGAAAAAGACAGGTCTTATTATTCCTGCATGTTCTTAGGACCATTCCCTTAAATTTCCGGGGGCCATGTATGTTTAATGTCTGAAACTATTATAAAGACCAGTCGCCCTTATAGCATATATAAAGAAACCGATCAAGATTTCCTATAATTTTCTTATCcaaatattttctacaattcAGAGAGAGATGAACATCGGATGTGGACCTAGGCACGAGCAGTTTTAATACTACATGCCTAGGATCCATAAACTATATCTATATCTCTCCGAATTGTAGAAAGTATTTGActaaaaaattgtaagaaatCCTGATACAGTACTAgtacttcatttattttctatgtatCTAATGGCTTCCAAGAGATGTTCCCTTTTCAGCGGTTTGCCTATATAAACATCCATTCCAGCCTCAATTGTCTTTTTTGCTTCCTCATCCGTATGAGCAGTTAATGCAATGATTGGAGTATGGACACCGAAATGCTTCTCCATTTTCCTGATTTCCTCAGCTGCTTTATACCCATTCAGGATAGGCATCtgtcaaatacaaaaaaatcatatatgatTTAGCTGGAAAGGGAAGACAAACAGATTGAATATGTTATGAAATCAAGTTAATTTTAACTGTAGTACAGAAAATACAACAAATGcaacaaaccaaaaaataataagctGTTACCTCACAGTCCATTAATATGTAATCATATGGAAGACTCATAGAAGCTCCAGCTTTCCTTTGATCGGTTAAACCTTTGGAAACCAGCTCTAAGGCTTCTTGCCCATTTTCACAGACTTCAACAGTTGCACCGAGCTTTGCAAGTTGGGAGACGGTCAACCTGCGTATCAGTGCACTGTCCTCTGCAACCAAGATTTTCTTTCCCCTCAACAACAACTCATTACTTGGGTCACCACATTCTTGTATTTCTTGCTCTCTTGGTGGATTTTCATGACTCCGATGCCGTCTTGACTTGGGCCAAACATTAGATCGATTTTCAGTCTGTGACAAGACTTTTTTCCCTTGAATCTCACTGCTGCTACGATGGTCTTGTAACTCTGCATATAACTGACTCCTTGATGAACTGGGATCTCTAGGCAATTTTCCAGCTTGTGACATTTTACCGCCAAACTCAGGAAGAAGTCTTACCACTTCATACAAACGGGAACCATGAAATGGTTTagatattataatatcatttggATCGATCATAATGTCCTCatcattactttttaaattgaAGCTACGCATCATTGGTTTGTCCAACCAAACAGCCTTGCAACAAGTATTTTGAAGACCTCTTCTGAACTCGGCCACAATCCTACATATTTCTGGCAGTGGTCCAGCACTGGCATCAATCACAGTTAGAATGAAGTTTGATGCTAACCTAAGATTAGTCCTTTTGAAGATTGATGGTATATAGTCTGACCCACCCATGGTGCTCCAAGGCACATCCTTTTCTGCAGCAATGGAGTCATTAGAAGCAGACCTGCTTAAGTTGTCACTTGGAGAACTCAAATCTGATTTTATCGAGTTGTGATGTGAATGGCTTTGCCTGTTTTTTATCTTCTCGAGAGTAGAAGAAAGATGTTCCCATTGCTTGACAACTGATACGTTCATGCCTAAGTTCGACATGAATCTTCGCAACATCTTCCGACGCCCATTACTTTGAATCAAGAGAATAACATGAGATGCCTTCATCTTGGGGCTAGAGGTGAGAACTGTCGACTTTGGACTTGGAGTTCTGAGAGTCATCTGAGGACTTGGGGCTGGACTGATTGAACCTGATAGATATGTGGCACCTCCCATTTCAAGGTCTTCTGCTTTTGCATTATCAGAAGATGCTGTTTCACTTATAGTGAGCAAAGCATTGAATCTAAAGCAAGTTCCCTTCTCCCCAACATCCTTGTCCACAATTCCTATATCTCCATGCATCAGACGTAcctaaatcataaaatttaaaaccataatGAATCAGTTAAGGGATATTAGTCATGTATACAGATCACTACCTCACTAGCAAAATAAGATAGATAATCAAGCAGTTTAGTTAAATTTCAGAATTATATGAATCTAACCGGGTTATACTCTTCTTAACTGCACCATGCATCCAAGTACAGTAGaagaattataagaaaaaagaatttgGTACAAGATATTTCCATCTGATATCAGTGATTAATCTATAAATTATCAAAGGGAAAGTTGAGATTCCATAACCCAGGGGATTATAAGCAAGAACAGAAGAATTTGACATTGTAACAAAGACGGTTTCATTTACCAGAGACTGAACAATGCCGAGTCCTAAGCCAGTGCCTTCTTGTCCAAGAGCCGTTTCTTTGACTTGAACATAGTTTTCAAAGACTGAATCTTGCTTATCTTTTGGAATTCCTTTACCTGTATCATCCACCTCAAATACAAAGTCCATAGTATTTGGATCATGTTGGGCTGTATCCACGGCTTCAAAGTCATTATATGCTTGACTGCTCTTGTATAAAAAGCAAGGCAAGCAGTTCTGTTTAGAAGCATTGATTGAAT belongs to Juglans regia cultivar Chandler chromosome 8, Walnut 2.0, whole genome shotgun sequence and includes:
- the LOC108979164 gene encoding histidine kinase CKI1-like, with the translated sequence MRPFKALTGLRPVCFFLPAFAVLLLPILLTPCWHALVNRIERQVKNDLSSQAEFPSSVLQSEFANKAEFLRPLNSSATNLARFLGSSVGEAALSFSEIETRVAPVLFQAFSTIPYLSQISYIGSDGLFFSYYTDGSQTLSMYSNSSSFVHDSSTAPNVGNNYVWYVQSVNNETGKLHGEAIEVPPLNMKNKIWFQEALNSTHGSASLETGWNSDQVPVFLNSARINGGSSVLSLGFPVKALTSIFTDIDLRGGRLDILAVQDRKVLFQGIPNTHLVLSGNVVSFQLIKPNGDQIGIGNISCNLKDGTPSASTLNIQETKYTFYCLPLDIVGVQSVSVLAYPENGLVRLVHKSRKVAMLLLIVLITTLVIFLSSFVFTIVRAAKREMHLCANLIKQMEATQQAERKSMNKILAFASASHDVRAALAGITGLIEMCYDDVAPGTELDTNLRQMDTCANDLLGILNSILDTSKIEAGKMPLEEEEFDLEKLLEDVADLYHPVGIRKGVDVVLDPCDGSTKRFSQVKGDRGKLKQILCNLLSNAVKFTSEGHVTIRAWVRKPGLQNSINASKQNCLPCFLYKSSQAYNDFEAVDTAQHDPNTMDFVFEVDDTGKGIPKDKQDSVFENYVQVKETALGQEGTGLGLGIVQSLVRLMHGDIGIVDKDVGEKGTCFRFNALLTISETASSDNAKAEDLEMGGATYLSGSISPAPSPQMTLRTPSPKSTVLTSSPKMKASHVILLIQSNGRRKMLRRFMSNLGMNVSVVKQWEHLSSTLEKIKNRQSHSHHNSIKSDLSSPSDNLSRSASNDSIAAEKDVPWSTMGGSDYIPSIFKRTNLRLASNFILTVIDASAGPLPEICRIVAEFRRGLQNTCCKAVWLDKPMMRSFNLKSNDEDIMIDPNDIIISKPFHGSRLYEVVRLLPEFGGKMSQAGKLPRDPSSSRSQLYAELQDHRSSSEIQGKKVLSQTENRSNVWPKSRRHRSHENPPREQEIQECGDPSNELLLRGKKILVAEDSALIRRLTVSQLAKLGATVEVCENGQEALELVSKGLTDQRKAGASMSLPYDYILMDCEMPILNGYKAAEEIRKMEKHFGVHTPIIALTAHTDEEAKKTIEAGMDVYIGKPLKREHLLEAIRYIENK
- the LOC108985368 gene encoding ribosomal RNA small subunit methyltransferase is translated as MAGGKIKKEKSKSGTGAHAPYQGGISFHKSKGQHILKNPLLVDTIVQKAGIKSTDVILEIGPGTGNLTKKLLEAGKMVIAVEVDPRMVLELQRRFQGTPLSNRLKVIQGDVLKTELPYFDICVANIPYQISSPLTFKLLSHQPAFRCAIIMFQREFAMRLVAQPGDKLYSRLTVNTQLLARIFHLLKVGKNNFRPPPKVDSSVVRIEPRKPRIEVKQKEWDGFLRICFNRKNKTLGSIFRQKTVLSLLEKNYKTLQALQLSQGLVENKDPDMDFSGLGDSNENGAMEIDNDEVDEELDVEGGDAEGEASEFKDKVLGVLKEGDFEDKRSSKLTLQEFLYLLSLFNKAGIHFS